The following coding sequences lie in one Bacteroides helcogenes P 36-108 genomic window:
- a CDS encoding tyrosine-type recombinase/integrase — protein sequence MSLKYSTTTADYLVWSDAMNLIRKLTKDENYKISLLIALGCFTGLRISDILSLRWKQILGTDEFTVIEQKTGKVRTIRLNPQLQHHIKECYEHINPVGINAPILISQKGTIFTVQRINIILKEVKKKYRLKIKNFSCHSLRKTFGRQVYNMNSDNAELALVKLMELFNHSSVAITKRYLGLRQEEILQTYDCLSF from the coding sequence ATGTCACTCAAATATTCAACGACAACAGCGGACTATCTTGTTTGGTCTGACGCTATGAACCTCATAAGGAAGTTGACGAAAGACGAGAATTATAAAATCTCTCTTCTTATAGCTTTGGGATGCTTCACAGGATTAAGAATATCTGATATTCTATCTCTAAGGTGGAAGCAGATATTAGGTACTGACGAGTTTACAGTAATTGAGCAAAAGACAGGCAAGGTAAGAACTATCAGACTAAACCCACAATTACAACATCATATTAAAGAGTGCTACGAGCATATAAATCCAGTTGGAATCAATGCACCAATTCTTATAAGTCAGAAAGGCACTATCTTCACAGTTCAGAGAATTAATATCATTCTTAAAGAGGTGAAGAAGAAGTACAGGTTAAAGATTAAGAACTTTAGCTGCCATTCTCTTAGAAAGACATTTGGCAGACAGGTCTATAACATGAACAGTGATAATGCTGAACTTGCTTTAGTAAAGCTGATGGAACTGTTCAACCATAGTTCTGTTGCCATTACTAAAAGATACTTGGGATTAAGGCAGGAAGAGATTCTACAGACTTATGACTGTTTGAGCTTCTAA
- a CDS encoding ScaI family restriction endonuclease, protein MSSPYNGLNVEDWKSKTEELIKAHPLKEKIVPIVLKAWDDIFNSQMGSFKIGKDIFPSPQIMSFFLHELVAHYLSLEYPKEYKVGEAKKEKDVHNIINPQMGIEIKASSHPTQIFANRSYAQPSSSSEEKDKNGYYIGINFEKFSESNPKPQILQIRFGYLEHSDWIAQKAATGQQARLSTNADKNKLITIYKKCD, encoded by the coding sequence ATGAGTTCACCTTATAACGGATTAAATGTAGAAGATTGGAAGAGTAAAACGGAGGAATTAATTAAGGCACATCCTCTTAAAGAAAAAATCGTACCTATCGTTCTTAAGGCATGGGATGATATTTTTAATTCTCAAATGGGGTCTTTCAAAATAGGAAAAGACATTTTCCCTTCTCCACAAATAATGAGCTTTTTTCTTCATGAATTAGTTGCACACTATTTATCTCTTGAATATCCTAAAGAGTATAAAGTTGGGGAAGCAAAAAAAGAAAAGGATGTACATAATATTATTAATCCTCAAATGGGAATTGAAATTAAAGCATCTTCACATCCTACGCAAATTTTTGCTAATCGGAGTTACGCACAACCGTCATCTTCTTCTGAAGAGAAAGATAAAAATGGATATTATATTGGAATTAACTTTGAGAAGTTCTCAGAGTCTAATCCCAAGCCCCAAATATTACAGATAAGATTTGGATATTTGGAGCACAGTGATTGGATTGCCCAAAAAGCAGCTACTGGACAACAAGCAAGATTATCAACTAATGCAGATAAGAATAAATTAATTACTATATATAAAAAATGCGATTAA
- a CDS encoding DNA-methyltransferase, which produces MRIEEIKTKIGSPYYENEFGLLYNMDCRKGLKLLNDTCFNSTITSPPYNIGKEYETVMPIGDYIDWLTDIIKLIHKLTVPTGSFLLNVGYLNFPNKGKAVPIPYLLWDKIPFFLQQEIVWNYGAGVSAKRFLSPRNEKILWYIKNEKNYTFNLDEIRDPDVKYPNQKKNGKLRCNSIGKNPSDVWQIAKVTSGTNRASEERTAHPAQFPEDLIKRLILGFTNKNDIILDPFMGSGTVGAVAIELGRKFIGFEINSDYCEIAPKRIQTKYDEKKMRLF; this is translated from the coding sequence ATGAGAATAGAAGAAATTAAAACTAAAATAGGTAGTCCATATTATGAAAATGAGTTCGGATTACTTTATAATATGGATTGTAGAAAAGGATTAAAGCTATTAAACGATACCTGCTTTAATTCAACAATAACCAGTCCTCCCTATAACATTGGGAAAGAATATGAAACTGTAATGCCTATCGGTGACTATATAGACTGGCTTACCGATATTATTAAATTAATTCATAAATTAACTGTACCTACAGGAAGTTTTCTGTTAAATGTCGGTTATTTAAATTTCCCCAATAAAGGAAAGGCTGTCCCTATACCCTATTTATTATGGGATAAAATACCTTTCTTTTTACAACAAGAAATCGTTTGGAATTATGGGGCAGGAGTTTCAGCTAAACGTTTTTTATCTCCAAGAAATGAGAAAATATTATGGTACATCAAAAATGAAAAAAATTACACTTTTAATTTAGACGAAATTAGAGACCCAGATGTAAAATATCCTAATCAAAAGAAGAATGGAAAATTAAGATGTAATTCTATTGGAAAAAATCCATCTGATGTTTGGCAAATAGCTAAAGTTACTTCAGGAACAAACAGAGCTTCCGAAGAAAGAACTGCTCATCCAGCCCAGTTCCCAGAGGATTTAATTAAAAGATTAATTTTAGGTTTTACTAATAAGAATGATATAATATTAGACCCATTTATGGGGTCTGGCACTGTTGGAGCTGTTGCTATAGAATTAGGACGAAAATTTATCGGTTTTGAGATAAATTCTGACTATTGTGAAATAGCCCCAAAAAGGATACAAACAAAATATGATGAAAAAAAAATGCGATTATTTTAA
- a CDS encoding DUF3871 family protein gives MRDLVIMPAMAQRRESLNMGEFAEEAIIVEEVAAPKRVNHFIEANTQEVTLHHLKHDCITPVFSKDNELTINHAAFVETIQDAAQSFFNGERVEQADIRVSHIIKGRIPEAIHKPANQLLESDKTIYYERAAFSIDIPTIYETVGGNKLNLSIVGVRAYNQMNLYSKKVPELFRLAIGFKNQVCCNMCIFTNGYKDDLRVSNTTELYRAALELFGNYNPAKHLYLMQQLGDTSMSEHQFAQILGKMRLYQCLPTGYQKALPRMLLTDTQINSVAKAYINDNNFGGFGSELNMWKFYNLLTGANKSSYIDSFLDRSLNATEMALGINAALHGDERYKWFID, from the coding sequence ATGAGAGATTTAGTAATTATGCCAGCTATGGCACAGCGTAGAGAATCATTAAACATGGGTGAGTTTGCAGAAGAAGCAATCATTGTGGAAGAAGTAGCAGCACCCAAGAGAGTAAACCATTTCATTGAAGCAAACACGCAGGAAGTAACCTTGCATCATCTGAAACATGACTGCATTACTCCTGTGTTCTCTAAAGACAATGAACTGACCATTAATCATGCTGCATTTGTGGAAACCATACAGGATGCAGCACAATCATTCTTTAACGGTGAGAGAGTGGAACAGGCAGATATTCGTGTGAGCCACATTATTAAAGGAAGAATCCCTGAAGCTATCCATAAGCCAGCCAACCAACTGTTGGAATCTGACAAGACTATCTACTATGAAAGGGCGGCTTTCAGCATTGACATTCCAACCATTTATGAAACTGTTGGAGGAAACAAGCTGAATCTTTCCATCGTAGGCGTAAGGGCATACAATCAGATGAATCTTTATTCAAAGAAAGTTCCAGAGTTGTTTAGACTTGCAATAGGCTTTAAAAACCAAGTCTGTTGTAACATGTGCATCTTTACCAATGGTTACAAGGATGATTTGAGAGTAAGCAACACAACAGAACTCTATCGTGCAGCGTTGGAACTGTTTGGGAACTACAACCCTGCCAAGCATCTTTATCTGATGCAGCAATTAGGCGACACTTCCATGAGTGAACACCAGTTCGCACAGATATTGGGCAAGATGCGACTTTACCAATGCCTGCCAACAGGCTACCAAAAGGCATTGCCAAGAATGTTGCTTACTGACACGCAGATTAATTCTGTGGCAAAGGCATACATCAATGACAATAACTTTGGCGGCTTTGGGAGCGAGCTTAATATGTGGAAGTTCTATAACCTGCTTACAGGAGCTAATAAGTCAAGCTATATTGATTCATTCTTAGACCGTTCATTAAATGCTACTGAAATGGCTTTGGGAATCAATGCGGCTTTACATGGGGACGAGCGTTACAAATGGTTCATTGATTAG
- a CDS encoding phage integrase SAM-like domain-containing protein codes for MLTIKAEIKRSELKVDGTYNVKIRFTLDRKVKRLSTNLFVTQQDLTKSLKFKEDTSIKREIDRLVLYYREQCLKLQLDQNHYSLDEIIEFLNGEQEKQQTIDFIKFSREWIASTTIKGAPNYTTAINALVRFVGKEELDINLITLDFLEQFKAFLIGERDARTKKLMQQGKRVTSNRTLSLYLVSIKKLFNEAKRKFNKKDKNLILIPNSPFEDFKIPKQEATRKRAIPADIIKKVWKLPYKDMKKGYKSTCRYNLAKDCFILSFCLMGINSADLYNATEMRGNTIIYNRTKTKARRLDGAKMMVDIPKIVQPLIDKYKDSTGKRLFNFHQFYGDEKTFNKAINSGLKEIGSILEVDDLEYYAARHSWATIALNKVGIDKYTVHAALNHIDDSMKVTDIYIERDFVNENKANTKVVKYVFGK; via the coding sequence ATGCTGACTATTAAAGCTGAGATTAAAAGGAGTGAACTAAAAGTTGACGGAACTTATAACGTCAAGATTAGATTCACATTAGACCGCAAGGTAAAACGCTTATCCACCAACCTGTTTGTAACTCAACAAGACCTAACTAAATCCCTCAAATTCAAAGAGGACACTTCCATTAAGAGAGAGATAGATAGGCTTGTTCTCTATTATAGGGAACAGTGTTTAAAACTGCAATTAGACCAAAATCATTATTCATTGGATGAGATAATTGAGTTCCTAAACGGAGAGCAAGAGAAGCAACAAACCATTGACTTTATAAAGTTCAGTCGTGAGTGGATAGCTTCTACTACCATAAAAGGAGCACCCAATTATACAACTGCCATCAATGCTTTGGTACGGTTTGTTGGTAAAGAGGAATTGGATATAAATCTTATCACCTTAGACTTCTTGGAACAGTTCAAAGCATTTTTAATTGGAGAACGTGATGCACGTACCAAGAAACTGATGCAGCAAGGTAAACGTGTGACCTCTAACCGCACTCTTTCCCTCTACTTGGTAAGCATCAAGAAGCTGTTCAATGAAGCCAAACGTAAGTTCAATAAGAAGGACAAGAACCTTATTCTTATTCCTAACTCACCCTTTGAAGACTTCAAGATACCTAAACAGGAAGCTACACGTAAGAGAGCCATTCCAGCAGACATCATTAAAAAGGTGTGGAAGCTGCCTTATAAAGACATGAAGAAAGGATATAAGTCCACCTGCCGTTATAACTTGGCTAAAGATTGTTTCATTCTCTCATTCTGCCTTATGGGAATCAATTCAGCAGACCTTTACAATGCTACTGAAATGAGAGGGAACACTATTATCTATAACAGAACTAAGACCAAAGCTCGCAGATTGGATGGTGCAAAAATGATGGTAGATATTCCTAAGATAGTGCAACCTCTTATTGATAAGTACAAAGATAGCACAGGCAAACGTCTGTTTAACTTCCATCAATTCTATGGGGATGAAAAGACTTTTAACAAGGCTATCAATTCTGGATTGAAAGAGATTGGTTCAATATTAGAAGTAGATGATTTGGAGTACTATGCAGCAAGGCATAGTTGGGCTACTATCGCTCTCAACAAAGTAGGCATAGACAAATATACAGTCCATGCAGCCCTCAACCATATTGATGACTCTATGAAGGTGACAGACATTTATATTGAACGCGACTTCGTAAATGAAAACAAGGCTAATACCAAGGTTGTGAAATACGTGTTTGGTAAGTAA
- a CDS encoding DUF4491 family protein codes for MDFLNEYHLSGLVIGICTFLIIGLFHPVVVKAEYYWGTKCWWIFLVLGIGGIIASLYTENIMLASLLGVFAFSSFWTIKEIFEQEERVKKGWFPKNPKRTYKF; via the coding sequence ATGGATTTCTTAAACGAATATCATTTGTCAGGACTTGTCATCGGCATTTGCACATTCCTCATTATCGGCTTGTTTCATCCTGTGGTTGTAAAGGCCGAATATTATTGGGGTACTAAATGCTGGTGGATTTTCTTAGTGTTGGGCATCGGCGGCATCATTGCTTCCCTTTACACGGAAAACATCATGTTGGCTTCCTTATTGGGAGTATTTGCCTTTTCCTCATTCTGGACGATAAAAGAGATCTTTGAACAGGAAGAACGGGTCAAAAAGGGTTGGTTTCCAAAGAATCCAAAGCGTACTTATAAGTTTTAA
- a CDS encoding Lrp/AsnC family transcriptional regulator yields the protein MEKIDNLDRQILEIISQNARIPFKDVAAECGVSRAAIHQRVQRLIDLGVIIGSGYHVNPKSLGYRTCTYVGIKLEKGSMYKAVVAEMQKIPEIVECHFTTGPYTMLTKVYARDNEHLMDLLNNKMQEIPGVTATETLISLEQSIKKEIPICPEK from the coding sequence ATGGAAAAAATAGACAATCTTGACCGGCAAATTCTGGAAATCATTTCGCAAAATGCCCGTATTCCTTTTAAGGATGTAGCTGCCGAATGCGGCGTATCACGTGCTGCCATTCACCAACGCGTACAACGCCTGATTGACTTAGGAGTCATCATCGGCTCCGGTTATCATGTCAATCCCAAATCCTTGGGTTACAGAACCTGTACGTATGTAGGAATCAAGCTCGAAAAAGGTTCCATGTACAAGGCCGTCGTTGCCGAAATGCAGAAAATACCCGAAATTGTAGAGTGCCATTTCACTACCGGCCCATATACCATGCTGACTAAAGTATATGCCCGCGACAACGAACATCTGATGGATTTGCTGAACAATAAAATGCAGGAAATTCCGGGTGTCACCGCCACCGAGACATTGATATCCCTGGAGCAGAGCATCAAGAAAGAGATACCTATCTGTCCGGAAAAATAG
- a CDS encoding FKBP-type peptidyl-prolyl cis-trans isomerase, which translates to MKKVTFLMTLAVAAGLASCTAQSPKGNLKTDIDSLSYAFGMSQTEGIDQYFAQQGIDSTQMADFLKGFNEGATKIDKKDAAYMAGLQLGQMVSKRWVEGLNQQIFGEDSTKTVSRENLLAGFVAGVINKGGLMNKEDARAYTQTAMDAIKEKATAEKYADNKAAGEKFLTENKGKEGVVTTPSGLQYKVLTKGTGAIPADTCKVKVNYKGTLIDGTEFDSSYKRNEPATFRANQVIKGWTEALTMMPVGSKWELYIPYDLAYGTRESGGGQIKPFSALIFEVELLGIEK; encoded by the coding sequence ATGAAAAAAGTAACATTTCTTATGACTCTCGCAGTAGCTGCCGGTCTGGCATCTTGTACTGCACAAAGCCCGAAAGGTAATCTGAAAACAGACATCGATTCATTGTCTTACGCTTTCGGTATGTCACAAACAGAAGGTATCGACCAGTACTTCGCCCAACAAGGCATTGACTCAACCCAAATGGCAGACTTCCTGAAAGGCTTCAACGAAGGCGCTACCAAGATTGACAAGAAAGACGCTGCCTACATGGCAGGCCTCCAACTCGGACAAATGGTAAGCAAACGTTGGGTAGAAGGTCTTAACCAACAAATCTTCGGTGAAGACTCTACCAAAACCGTCAGCCGCGAAAATCTGCTGGCAGGTTTCGTTGCAGGTGTAATCAATAAAGGCGGCCTTATGAACAAAGAAGATGCCCGCGCCTACACACAGACTGCAATGGACGCCATCAAAGAAAAAGCCACTGCAGAGAAATATGCCGACAACAAAGCCGCAGGAGAAAAATTCCTGACTGAAAACAAAGGTAAAGAAGGCGTTGTAACAACTCCCAGCGGTTTGCAATACAAAGTTCTGACCAAGGGCACTGGTGCTATTCCCGCAGACACTTGCAAGGTAAAAGTAAACTATAAAGGAACATTGATTGACGGAACGGAATTCGACAGCTCTTACAAGCGTAACGAACCCGCAACTTTCCGTGCCAATCAGGTTATCAAAGGCTGGACAGAAGCTCTGACCATGATGCCCGTAGGCTCCAAGTGGGAACTTTACATCCCTTACGACTTGGCATACGGTACAAGAGAATCCGGTGGCGGCCAAATCAAACCGTTCTCTGCTTTGATATTCGAAGTAGAATTGCTGGGCATCGAAAAATAA
- a CDS encoding FKBP-type peptidyl-prolyl cis-trans isomerase, whose amino-acid sequence MDKFSYAIGLGIGQNLLSMGAKGIEVNDFAQAIKDVLEGNQTAISHTEAREIVNKYFAELEEKMNSANIEAGKNFLEENKKRPGVITLPSGLQYEVINEGNVGHYAQASDQVQCHYEGTLIDGTLFDSSIKRGQPATFGVSQVIPGWVEALQLMPEGAKWKLYIPSDLAYGAQGAGEMIPPHSTLVFEVELMKILSK is encoded by the coding sequence ATGGACAAATTCAGTTACGCAATCGGCCTCGGAATAGGTCAGAATCTTTTAAGCATGGGTGCTAAAGGCATCGAGGTAAATGACTTCGCACAAGCTATCAAGGACGTGTTGGAAGGTAACCAGACGGCAATCAGCCACACAGAAGCCCGTGAGATAGTAAATAAATACTTCGCCGAACTGGAGGAGAAGATGAACTCCGCCAACATCGAAGCAGGTAAAAACTTCCTTGAAGAAAACAAAAAACGTCCGGGTGTCATCACATTGCCAAGCGGACTTCAATATGAGGTTATCAACGAAGGAAACGTAGGACATTACGCACAGGCCAGCGATCAGGTACAATGTCATTACGAAGGCACGCTGATAGACGGAACACTGTTCGACAGCTCCATCAAACGCGGACAACCTGCCACTTTCGGCGTAAGCCAGGTGATACCGGGCTGGGTAGAAGCGCTGCAACTGATGCCCGAAGGAGCCAAATGGAAACTCTATATCCCCAGCGACCTGGCATACGGCGCACAAGGCGCCGGCGAAATGATTCCCCCGCACAGCACGCTCGTTTTCGAAGTAGAACTGATGAAAATTTTATCCAAATAA
- a CDS encoding NAD-dependent deacylase → MKNLVVLSGAGMSAESGISTFRDAGGLWDRYPVEQVATPEGYARDPELVINFYNERRRQLLDVKPNAGHAGLAELERDFNVTVVTQNVDNLHERAGSTHVIHLHGELTKVCSSRDPYNPHFIKELKPGEYEVKMGDKAGDGTQLRPFIVWFGEAVPQIETAIRYVEKADIFVIIGTSMNVYPAAGLLNYVPREADVYLIDPKPVDAHTLRQIHVIRKGASDGVEELISLLRS, encoded by the coding sequence ATGAAGAATCTTGTTGTTTTATCCGGCGCCGGAATGAGTGCCGAAAGCGGTATCAGTACGTTTCGCGATGCGGGAGGATTGTGGGACAGGTATCCGGTGGAACAGGTGGCTACTCCCGAAGGGTATGCGCGTGATCCGGAGCTGGTCATCAACTTCTATAACGAGCGCCGCAGACAACTGCTGGACGTGAAGCCGAATGCCGGGCATGCCGGGCTGGCAGAGCTGGAAAGGGATTTCAATGTGACGGTGGTGACGCAGAATGTAGATAACTTGCACGAACGGGCGGGCAGCACGCACGTCATCCATCTGCATGGTGAACTGACGAAAGTGTGCTCCAGCCGTGACCCCTACAATCCGCATTTTATAAAGGAACTGAAGCCGGGAGAATATGAAGTGAAGATGGGCGACAAGGCGGGTGACGGAACGCAGCTTCGCCCCTTTATTGTGTGGTTCGGCGAAGCCGTGCCCCAAATTGAGACTGCCATTCGCTATGTGGAAAAGGCGGACATCTTTGTCATCATAGGTACTTCGATGAACGTATATCCCGCTGCCGGGCTGCTGAACTATGTACCCCGTGAGGCGGACGTCTATCTGATAGACCCCAAGCCGGTGGACGCGCACACGCTGCGACAGATACATGTAATCAGGAAAGGAGCTTCGGACGGTGTGGAAGAATTGATCTCTTTGTTGCGTAGTTGA
- a CDS encoding glycosyltransferase family 2 protein, with product MHNRLTPKFSIITVTYNAEAVLEDTIQSVISQTYRHVEYIIVDGASNDGTLSIIARYGDRITRVVSEPDKGLYDAMNKGMRLASGDYLCFLNAGDSFHEDDTLQQMVHSITEAELPDVIYGETELVDKEGHFIRMRRLSTPQTLTWRSFRQGMLVCHQAFFAKASLAEPYNLQYRFSADFDWCIRVMKKARTLHNTHLTIIDYLEEGMTTQNRKASLKERFRIMAKHYGLASTIAHHAWFVLRAVLKK from the coding sequence ATGCATAACCGCCTTACACCGAAATTCAGCATCATCACCGTGACCTACAATGCCGAAGCCGTATTGGAGGACACCATCCAGAGCGTCATTTCGCAAACATACCGCCATGTGGAGTACATCATCGTGGACGGCGCCTCGAATGACGGCACACTTTCCATCATCGCCCGGTACGGCGACCGTATCACCCGGGTGGTGAGCGAACCGGACAAAGGGCTGTATGACGCCATGAACAAGGGCATGAGGCTGGCAAGCGGAGATTATCTCTGTTTCCTCAATGCCGGTGACAGCTTTCACGAAGACGACACCCTGCAACAGATGGTGCACTCCATCACCGAAGCGGAACTGCCCGACGTGATCTACGGCGAGACGGAACTGGTGGACAAGGAGGGACACTTCATACGCATGCGCCGCCTTTCCACTCCCCAAACGCTGACATGGCGCAGCTTCAGGCAAGGCATGCTGGTATGCCATCAGGCTTTCTTCGCCAAGGCTTCCCTGGCAGAACCTTACAACCTGCAATACCGTTTCTCGGCAGACTTCGACTGGTGCATCCGGGTGATGAAGAAAGCGCGGACGCTGCACAACACCCATCTTACAATCATTGACTATCTGGAAGAAGGGATGACAACGCAGAACCGGAAAGCATCTTTGAAGGAACGCTTCCGGATCATGGCGAAACACTATGGACTGGCAAGTACCATAGCCCATCACGCATGGTTCGTGCTGCGGGCCGTGCTGAAGAAATAA
- a CDS encoding glycosyltransferase family 4 protein — protein sequence MRVLLINTSERIGGAAIAASRLMDSLKNHGIKAKLLVRDKQTDRITVVSLDHSWRMVWKFVWERIVIWKANHFKKENIFAVDIANTGTDITSLPEFQQADVIHLHWINQGMLSLKNIEKILSSGKPVVWTMHDMWPCTGICHHARECTSYQQECRNCLFIHSGGNKKDLSFRIFRKKQNLYKGRHINFVACSHWLEERAGKSALLRGHAVTSIPNPINTNLFKPHSMREARSKCLLPQDMKLMLFGSVKITDKRKGIDYLVESCRLLAKKYPELREALGVVAFGNNSRQLEDLLPFKVYPLDFVTDEHQLVDIYNAVDIFVTPSLEENLPNTIMEAMACGTPCIGFNVGGIPEMIDHLHNGYVAQYKSAEDFANGIYWMLTDPDYPSLSEQACRKAVSHYSENVIAKKYIDLYNKVTGRNA from the coding sequence ATGAGAGTACTACTAATAAATACATCCGAACGCATCGGCGGAGCAGCCATTGCCGCCAGCCGCCTCATGGACTCACTGAAAAACCACGGTATTAAAGCCAAGTTGCTGGTACGCGACAAACAGACTGACCGGATTACCGTCGTATCACTTGACCATAGTTGGCGGATGGTCTGGAAATTTGTATGGGAGCGTATTGTTATCTGGAAAGCCAACCACTTCAAGAAAGAAAACATCTTTGCCGTCGATATAGCCAACACAGGCACAGACATCACCTCGCTGCCGGAATTCCAGCAGGCCGACGTCATCCACCTGCACTGGATAAATCAAGGCATGCTTTCGCTGAAAAACATTGAAAAGATACTGTCCTCCGGCAAACCCGTGGTATGGACCATGCATGATATGTGGCCATGCACAGGCATCTGCCACCACGCCCGCGAATGCACCAGCTATCAGCAGGAATGCCGCAACTGCCTCTTCATTCACAGCGGCGGGAACAAAAAGGATCTTTCTTTCCGCATCTTCCGGAAGAAACAGAATCTATACAAGGGCAGGCACATCAACTTCGTGGCCTGCAGCCATTGGCTGGAAGAACGGGCCGGAAAAAGTGCACTTCTGCGCGGACATGCCGTGACATCCATCCCCAATCCCATCAACACCAACCTCTTCAAGCCCCACAGCATGCGGGAGGCACGCAGCAAATGCCTGCTTCCGCAGGACATGAAGCTGATGCTGTTCGGGTCTGTGAAGATCACGGACAAAAGAAAAGGCATTGATTATCTGGTCGAATCGTGCAGACTGCTGGCGAAGAAATATCCGGAGCTCAGAGAAGCATTGGGCGTAGTGGCCTTCGGCAATAACTCCCGACAACTGGAAGACTTGCTTCCCTTCAAGGTCTATCCACTGGACTTCGTGACCGATGAGCACCAATTGGTGGACATCTACAATGCGGTGGATATCTTCGTTACCCCCTCTCTGGAAGAGAACCTGCCCAACACCATCATGGAGGCCATGGCTTGCGGAACTCCGTGCATCGGATTCAACGTGGGAGGCATACCGGAAATGATAGACCACCTCCACAACGGCTACGTGGCTCAGTACAAGTCGGCCGAGGATTTTGCCAACGGCATTTACTGGATGCTGACCGATCCCGACTATCCGAGCCTCTCCGAACAAGCATGCCGAAAAGCCGTCTCACACTATTCCGAGAATGTCATCGCCAAGAAATACATCGACCTTTACAATAAAGTAACCGGAAGAAATGCATAA
- the wecC gene encoding UDP-N-acetyl-D-mannosamine dehydrogenase, translated as MKKVVFIGLGYIGLPTAAVAAHHGFEVVGVDVNPSVVETVNQGKVHIVEPDLGKIVKEAVQSGHLRAVTRPEPADAFFVVVPTPFKQNHRADITYVESATRSVIPCLKPGDLFVIESTSPVFTTERMAELIFQQRPELKDQIYIAYCPERVLPGNTLYELVHNDRVIGGINPASTDKAIEFYSAFVQGKLHRTNARTAEMCKLTENSSRDSQIAFANELSMICDKAGINVWELIELANKHPRVNILQPGCGVGGHCIAVDPWFIVSDYPEQAQLIKRARETNDYKADWCANKVLESCQRFVEKYEREPIVACMGLAFKPNIDDLRESPAKYIASRIVSESRADVLIVEPNITSHPSFHITDYKEAYQKADIIVWLVRHTPFVELPRKEEKLELDFCGVRK; from the coding sequence ATGAAGAAGGTTGTATTTATAGGTTTGGGCTACATAGGCCTGCCTACGGCAGCGGTCGCTGCTCATCATGGTTTCGAGGTGGTGGGTGTGGATGTAAATCCATCGGTGGTAGAAACCGTCAATCAAGGTAAAGTGCATATTGTAGAACCGGACTTGGGTAAGATTGTCAAAGAGGCAGTACAAAGCGGTCATCTGCGTGCCGTGACCCGACCTGAACCGGCAGACGCCTTCTTCGTGGTAGTGCCCACACCTTTCAAACAAAACCATCGCGCAGACATCACATACGTAGAGTCGGCTACCCGTTCTGTTATCCCTTGCCTGAAGCCGGGAGATTTGTTTGTGATAGAATCCACTTCTCCGGTATTCACTACCGAGCGTATGGCCGAACTTATTTTCCAGCAGCGCCCTGAGTTGAAAGACCAAATATACATTGCTTATTGTCCCGAACGTGTATTGCCGGGCAATACCCTTTACGAACTGGTGCACAACGACCGTGTAATCGGTGGTATCAATCCCGCATCTACCGATAAGGCGATTGAATTCTACTCTGCTTTCGTTCAAGGTAAACTGCATCGCACGAATGCCCGTACTGCCGAGATGTGTAAGCTGACGGAGAACTCCAGTCGTGATTCTCAGATTGCTTTTGCCAACGAGCTCTCCATGATTTGTGACAAAGCCGGTATCAATGTATGGGAGTTGATAGAACTTGCCAACAAACATCCTCGTGTCAATATCCTGCAACCCGGTTGCGGTGTAGGCGGCCATTGCATTGCCGTAGACCCTTGGTTCATTGTATCCGATTATCCCGAACAGGCACAACTCATCAAGCGTGCCCGTGAAACGAACGACTATAAAGCCGATTGGTGTGCCAACAAAGTATTAGAGTCTTGCCAACGTTTTGTCGAGAAATACGAACGTGAGCCGATAGTAGCTTGTATGGGTCTTGCCTTCAAACCGAATATCGATGACCTTCGTGAATCTCCCGCCAAGTACATTGCTTCTCGAATTGTCAGCGAAAGCCGTGCTGATGTACTGATAGTAGAGCCTAATATCACTTCACACCCCAGTTTCCATATAACAGATTATAAGGAAGCTTATCAGAAAGCTGATATTATCGTTTGGCTTGTACGCCATACCCCGTTCGTAGAACTGCCTCGCAAGGAAGAAAAGCTGGAGCTCGACTTCTGCGGAGTGCGCAAGTAG